ctatgtttagagtttgatcttaagtaggaaagtgccttgagtggtcgtcaagtttgtgaacaatataaattggctgttaagccataaaaattatataccaagaattattatcaatgtagtcttttatgcttccgcgtttatgctctctctctcttgctcgatccttaacaatatGTAATACTGAGTTTCTAAATGATGATATGACCTTTTTGATCTGAACCCCCAAATTTTGGATATCTGTTGTTATTGTTTGATTTGTATCTAAATGTTGGTGGCATTTTCAGAATTTGGAAATGTTGTTAATTTAGTAGTTTTATATATCAGATTAAGTAGTGATCTTGGTGAGAATACTGGTCACCTGAAAGTTTGAGTATTTCTATTTGTATACCCGAGTTAAATCCCAGCAGGTAACCTTTAAGGTTCCCTTATTCAGTGGTTGTATAGTTCGGGCACAGTAAAAGTGAATGGATCCAGAGCGAATATTTCTTTGCAGGCTGAAAGTGAGAACTTCCTAACCGAAGCTCAAGTTGCTGAATGCTGGTGGACAAACGGTTTGCTAGATTttaccaaatttttttatttttcaataccTTGTTCCTGTTCTGTTTATCAGTTTATTACTCATTTTGATATTTCTACTAGTCACTGAAAGTTTCATATAGAATGTTGTTGCGCCACATATAGAGGAGCCATACACATTCCGAAAGGAGCCATAAACATTTCTGATAAGCACCTTCCCGGAAGTGGTTGCATTAATTCTTGGTACTATTGATCGGCAGTAACAAAGGGGGGCATAACCTGTGGGCTTCAGATTCTGAAGCTGCCACCAACATCAACACCCAATTGCACTAACATAATATATTCATCATAGTATATAACTATAATACTAAAAAACAGTTCTCGATTCCAACCAACCGACAAATATGTGAACCACCAAAGTTACTGCAAAACATGCTGAGAACAAAGAAAAGGAGTACCCCTTAAAGTAGTTCAACTGTCCAATCCCGCAGTCCAAAAGTCGCACTGAAACTGCCAATGCCAACGAATTAGCGCTCTTGCATATGACCGTTTCAAAACTCCAGGTGATCTTCTGGTTTAAAGCTATAAGATTATTTGTTGACATTCTTCGTTTTTGGTCAACCAGTTTCAACGATTAAGCTAGTTATTTCTTCATAGAAAATTTTGAGCAACAACTCTGAAGATCAGGTTTATGGGTGGGCACAACACCACCACTCATGTTAGACTGGCAAACAAAGATCGATGTGCCGCCAGCATTCAGTCTAGTAAGGTACTTACGAAATGAATCTTCCATCATCCGTTTTGATTTCACATAGACATATCGTCCACTGCATGTAGAACAAAGTCTAGCAAGATAATTTTCTACGTTATATAAAGAAACACATCTGCGCGTAATCCTAGATCTTATGTTCTTTTACTTGTAGAACTACCGAAGTTGTTTAGCCACTAAACCGTGTGCTGATCATGTGCATAGGTAGAATTTTCCTATCACCTTTGTCAACGTACAACCAAATGGATCATGAAAGGACTCCAATCATTGATAAGTAGTAGTACAAGATATGTTATCCTATGACGATTCATGAATGTTTGTTAGATTTCTTAATGATTGTTTTAACATTTCATATTTCCATTATCAACAACAGGCTATCTGGTGGTTGTACTTTCAACTTCCACATGATCTGTTCGGGACAACCAATAGTGGTACTTGCTCTTAGTCTCACCAACCTTTCCACTAACATTTCATATATATGTACCTCCAGCGGTCTTTAACTACATTCATATATAAGCAGTTTTATCTATTTCTAGCATCAAACAGCTAAAAACAAATTATTGAATCTAACCAACCTAGGAATGTGTCAACCACCACAAGTACCCCCTACTGCAAACatgttgataaaaaaaaaaaaaaaaaaaaggtacactCTTGCAAATCCACCAACttcagtagtttttttttttttgatcgataccAAATTGAGTAGTTCAACTGTCCAATTTGCCGCAGTTCAACAGTGGCATTTGACGGTGTCAAAATTCCAGGTGATGCTGGTTTAAAATTATAACTTGAGTTCTTTTGGCAACAATTACGAAGTGATAGTTTATGGTTAATCAAGTCATTCAGTCTAACAAGGCACGTACGAAATGAATCATTCATCATCCATTCACTGTAGTTAGGAGAAACTCTAGCAAGATATGTGTTACTCATAACTTACAGACATATCTGCACGTAATCGATAATCTTatgttctttttcttgtaaaactaCCAAACTCGTTTAGCCACTTGGCCATGTGCTGATCATGTTTCCTTATCACCTTTGTCGACGTACAACCAAATGGGCCCTGAAAGGAGTCCAATGATtgataaatactagatatatatAATCATTCTTTGTGAGATttctttctttattatttttctttttaaatgatTTTGTTAGAAATTTCAGTTGGAATCCATAAAACATTATCTACTTTGTTGACATTGTCATTACATTGTCTGTTATCCATGTGTTAGGTGCTTAGGTTACGTTACAGGACAAAAGAACATAGTTGACATGCCCTTTGATAGCGCAGCTCAAGTGGTAAAATTCATAGGATTTATCTGTCTGCAACTGAATTCTGAATTAACGCTCGTTAATTAGTGCTTTGATATAGGTTCAGTGACGTTAGCTTGAACTAAGATATGGATTAGTCACTTTCTAATACTATATTGCAGGCATCTTGAAACCATTTGGTGGTTGTACTCTCGGAGCTGAGGGTATTTGGTTATTGTTATAACATTTCATATGGTAGTTATACTTTCGGCTTCCACATGATCTGTTCGGGACAATTATTAGTATTTGTTATATATCTCACCAGCCTATTCACCAACGAtgtatattattttatatatatgcCTTTCTACAAACGATATATATAAGTACTACCAACGGTCTTTAACTACATTCACAAGAACTTTTATCTGTTTCTATCATCAAATCAAACTCACTctctccttctatttctctaaagTCTTAGTATAACCCAAGATGTCTAAGATAATCATCTTATTTTCTCTTAAATTTGTAGTTTTGTTCGCCATATTTCCATTATGCGCAAATGCAGTTATTTATAATGTTCAAAACTTTGGAGCAAAACCAAATAATGGAAGGGATTCGACGAAAGCTTTCTTGCAAGCATGGTCCTTAGCTTGCAGTTCTACAACACCTGCAATGATGTTTATACCTCGTGGAACTTATCTGGTTAACACAGTCGCTTTTAGTGGTCCTTGTAAAAGTGCAAGAGTTACCGTTCGAATCGATGGTAAAATTCAGGCACCTCCTAGCAGTTATTGGGAAATTGGGAATTATGGGACTTGGATTTTGTTTCAAGGCATCAATGGCTTAACCATTAACGGTGGGATTCTAGATGCACGCGGATCTCCGTTTTGGATTTGTAGGAGAGCTAGTGCATATTGCCCACAAGGCGCTACGGTATGTACATAAAAATTCTCGACTGAATCCAGTCCAATTAAGTGTTCACGAATTTGTGTATGATATGCAGAAAATTTGACATGGTTTTTGAATGTCTATATATGCAGTCACTGTCGTTCAACAATGTTAAAAATGGAATAGTCAGCGGTATTGTATCTATTGACAGCCAAAAGGCTCATATGGCCATCAATGGTTGCAAAACCATGAAGATTAGAAAAGTGACCCTTATTGCACCTGCTCAAAGCCCCAACACAGATGGTATAGACATACAATCATCAACTGGTATAAaaatccttgattcaagcatcAGAACAGGTGATGATTGTATTGCAATAGGTCCTGGCACCAAAAGTCTATTGGTTCAACGCGTAGTATGTGGACCTGGACACGGAATTAGGTACGTCGATATcatgttcagaattatgctttcaAGTGAAGCACATTTATCATTTTTCTTAGCTGACTTGGTGAGTGCATTCATGAATGCAGTATTGGGAGCCTGGCTAGAAGTCCTAATGAAGCAGGGGTGGAAGGAATTAAAGTAAAGGATGTAACCTTGACAGGATCGGATAATGGATTACGGATTAAAACATGGCCGAAACCAAGCAATGGTTTTGTGAAAAATGTTCTTTATCAAAATATCGTTATGAATAATGTCCGGAACCCAATCATTATTGATCAGATTTACTGCCCCGGTACCAAGGGCTGCTCTGACCAGGTAAAAACTAATCAAATTTCCTGGCTTGAAATGTTTATGTCAATATCTAAGTAGCAATTTTCAGTCTAGCAGATGTGGATTCTGATTTCATAAAGTGAAATTAGCTAACTTGTTTTTGACCTTTGTTCTGTATCAGAATTCTGGACTCAAGATCAGTGGTGTAACGTACTTAAACGTAAGTGGAACATCGGCAACACCAATTGCCATTAGATTCCATTGCAGTGCCACTACCCCGTGCGACGGAATCAAATTATCCAATGTTAATCTCACTTATTCAAAGCAACCTGCCAAGACATTTTGTTTCAGCGCCCTCGGAACATCATCTGCCGGACAACTTGGAACATCATTATCAGTAGGACAACTCGGAACATCGTTATCAGTAGGACGACCAACTCCTGGAAGTTGCTTCTAGTCTAATTTTTTGTTC
This is a stretch of genomic DNA from Papaver somniferum cultivar HN1 chromosome 1, ASM357369v1, whole genome shotgun sequence. It encodes these proteins:
- the LOC113272047 gene encoding polygalacturonase-like, translated to MWVEQYVRLHGVGSCSPRVKRCLGYVTGQKNIVDMPFDSAAQVVKFIGFICILKPFGGCTLGAEVLFAIFPLCANAVIYNVQNFGAKPNNGRDSTKAFLQAWSLACSSTTPAMMFIPRGTYLVNTVAFSGPCKSARVTVRIDGKIQAPPSSYWEIGNYGTWILFQGINGLTINGGILDARGSPFWICRRASAYCPQGATSLSFNNVKNGIVSGIVSIDSQKAHMAINGCKTMKIRKVTLIAPAQSPNTDGIDIQSSTGIKILDSSIRTGDDCIAIGPGTKSLLVQRVVCGPGHGISIGSLARSPNEAGVEGIKVKDVTLTGSDNGLRIKTWPKPSNGFVKNVLYQNIVMNNVRNPIIIDQIYCPGTKGCSDQNSGLKISGVTYLNVSGTSATPIAIRFHCSATTPCDGIKLSNVNLTYSKQPAKTFCFSALGTSSAGQLGTSLSVGQLGTSLSVGRPTPGSCF